From one Natronorubrum sediminis genomic stretch:
- a CDS encoding acyl-CoA dehydrogenase family protein encodes MEISPSEELQSYIDDLDEFIETEIEPLEEEHIQYFDERREHARTDWESGGEPDEEWVELLQEMRERADEAGFFRFALPEAVGGDDGSNFAMAVIREHLANKGIGLHNVLQNEASVVGNTVFPQILLRFGTDEQQAMIEDVIAGETGVAFGLTEPDHGSDATWMDTTAEKDGDEWVINGAKRWNSGMHAAEYDLVFARTSGEDGDSDGITAFLVPTDTDGFEVDYFWWTFNMPTDHAEVSIDDARVPDSAILGEEGQGLHIAQFFVHENRIRQAAASLGAAQFCIDEAVDYANERETWGKPLSTRQAIQFPLAELHTEAEMLRNTIRKTARLLDDEGEMVTESGSSISQLVAMCNYKANDLVCRAADRAMQVHGGVGYSRHKPFEHIYRHHRRYRITEGSEEIQKRRVAGHLFDFI; translated from the coding sequence ATGGAGATTAGCCCATCCGAAGAGCTACAATCATACATAGACGACCTCGACGAATTCATCGAAACCGAAATCGAACCACTCGAGGAAGAACACATCCAGTACTTCGACGAACGTCGGGAACATGCGCGTACCGACTGGGAGTCGGGTGGTGAACCCGACGAAGAGTGGGTAGAACTCCTCCAGGAGATGCGAGAGCGCGCGGACGAGGCGGGATTCTTCCGGTTCGCGCTCCCCGAGGCGGTCGGCGGTGACGACGGCTCGAACTTCGCGATGGCAGTGATTCGGGAGCACCTGGCCAACAAGGGGATCGGCTTGCACAACGTCCTCCAGAACGAGGCGTCGGTCGTCGGCAATACCGTATTCCCCCAGATTCTACTTCGCTTCGGAACTGACGAACAACAGGCGATGATCGAGGACGTCATCGCCGGCGAGACGGGTGTCGCCTTCGGACTCACCGAACCCGACCACGGTAGCGACGCGACGTGGATGGATACGACCGCCGAGAAAGACGGCGACGAGTGGGTCATCAACGGCGCGAAGCGCTGGAACAGCGGGATGCACGCCGCAGAGTACGACCTCGTGTTCGCCCGGACCAGCGGCGAGGACGGTGATTCCGACGGTATCACAGCGTTTTTGGTGCCGACAGACACCGACGGATTCGAGGTCGACTACTTCTGGTGGACGTTCAACATGCCGACCGACCACGCCGAAGTGTCGATCGACGACGCTCGAGTGCCGGATTCGGCGATCCTCGGCGAGGAAGGACAAGGGCTCCACATCGCGCAGTTTTTCGTCCACGAAAACCGCATTCGACAGGCCGCGGCGAGTCTCGGTGCCGCGCAGTTCTGTATCGACGAGGCCGTCGATTACGCGAACGAACGGGAAACGTGGGGGAAACCGCTCTCGACGCGACAGGCCATCCAGTTCCCGCTCGCGGAACTGCACACGGAAGCGGAGATGCTCCGTAATACGATCAGAAAGACGGCCCGCCTCCTGGACGACGAAGGCGAGATGGTGACCGAGTCGGGATCCTCGATCAGCCAACTCGTCGCGATGTGTAACTACAAGGCGAACGACCTCGTCTGTCGAGCAGCAGACCGCGCGATGCAGGTCCACGGTGGCGTCGGATACAGTCGGCACAAGCCGTTCGAACATATCTATCGCCATCACCGGCGCTACCGCATCACGGAGGGTTCCGAAGAAATTCAAAAACGTCGCGTCGCCGGCCATCTCTTCGACTTCATCTGA